CTGGATCTAGATCACGAGGGACTGCGATATCAACAAGGAATAACGGAAGTCCTTTCCGTTTCTTATGAGCCGCTTCTAAATGATGCTTGGTTAACACATAGTCACTTGCTCCTGTTGAGCTAATTAGAATATCTGCCTTTTCTAGCACACTGTTTAGCTCACTCATAGGCTTTGCTTCCCCGCGGAATTGTCCGGCCAGCTGCTCCGCCTTTTCAAATGTGCGGTTCATAACCGTGACTTGTTTCACTCCAGAACCATGAAGGTTCTTCGCAGCGAGCTCGCCCATTTTTCCAGCACCTAAAATCACAACATGTTTATTCATTAAGTCGCCAAAGATCTTCTTAGCGAGCTCGACAGCCGCGTAACTAACAGATACAGCGTTTTCCCCAATCTCTGTCTCATTATGGGAACGTTTAGCAAGCGTTACAGCTTGCTTGAACAACTGATTAAAGATCGTCCCTGTTGTACCCGCTTCCTGCGCGCGTAAAAAGGCTTGTTTCATTTGGCCGAGGATTTGTGTTTCTCCTAGTACCATTGAATCCAAACCACATGTCACGCGATACAAGTGCTCAAGTGCTCCATCTGATTCATAAATCGATAAGAAAGGTGAGAAGTCCTCTTTATCAATATTGAACCACTGGGATAGAAATTGTTTGATGTAATAACGACCTGTATGAAGTTGATCGACTACCGCGTAAATCTCCGTACGATTACACGTAGAAATGATCACATTCTCTAGTACGCTTTTCTGTTGATTTAACGCTTCCATGGCTCTAGCCAATTCGTCTTCAGAGAAGGTTACTTTTTCACGTATTTCAACAGGGGCCGTTTTATAATTTAAACCTGCAACTAAAATATGCACACCTTCACCCCCAAAAAAACTCCAAAAATCTACGTACATCTTTATACTCAATACTTTTATTATAACACGAGAACCAAAGTCTCAATTCATAAAAATGTGAACAGTTATTGAATCGTTATGATACGATAGGTCTATATAAACTGGTCGCAATTTGAAATAAATACCGTTAGTACCGTAACACAATGACCCTTAATAAGCAAGAAATGCAGGCTGTTTTAAGAGGAGGTAAACCCTAGTGAAACGACAAAATACATTCAGTGGGCTGTTATTGATTGGGATTGGTTTTTACTTTCTTCTAAAAGAATTTCAGGTTCCATTCCTCACCCAATTTTATTCTTGGCCTACCATTCTCATCATTATTGGTACCGCTTTGCTGCTTCATAGTTACATTGCATCCGAATACGAAACCTTATTCTCTGGAGGAGTCCTTTTCGGATTAGGAATCCACTTCCACGGATTACGCACCTATTCCTTCTGGATTGACCATTGGGGCGTTTTCCCTCTTATTATAGGACTATCTTTTTTAATAAGGTTTCAAAAGACACGAAAAGGGATCATCCCGGCTATTATTCTCATTACCCTATCTCTGTTCGTCCTATTCGTTGCGGATAAACCTGGCTGGTTCTACTGGATTAACGTTATCGTTCACTTCATTGAAACGTTCTGGCCGCTCCTTTTAGTCGGATTTGGTTTATATTTATTATGGTTTAAAAAGAAATAAGTTATGCAATTTTATAACCTATAAAAAAAAGTCCTCTGCTATTACGCAGAGGACTTTTTAGTTCATTTACTTTTTAAGGTAAGGCTTGATAATGCCCCAGGCTTCGTCTTTCCCTTCACCTGTTTCTGATGAGAACGGAAGGAGGATGTCTTCTTCTTCCATCTCTAATACCTCAATGATGCGTTTTAATTGCTTGGCACGCTGACCTTTTTTGATTTTGTCTAACTTCGTTGCTACTACGGTCACTGGAAGCTCATAGTGTTTTAAGAAGTCATACATTAATTGATCATCTTCAGAAGGATCATGACGAATGTCCACAATTAACATGGCCATACGCAAGCGTTCGCGGGTTGAGAAATACTCTTCCATCATCTTTCCCCACTTGGCTTTTTCTTTTTTCGAAACTTTGGCATACCCATAACCAGGCACATCTACGAACATAAAGGATTCGTTGATCTTATAGAAATTCAGCGTCTGGGTTTTACCTGGTTTCCCAGAGGTACGTGCTAATGCTTTTCGTTGAATCATTTTATTAATGAACGACGATTTCCCCACATTTGAACGTCCAGCCAGTGCGATTTCAGGCATAGGCTCTTCTGGGTATTGCTTTTGACTAACGGCGCTTATAACAAGTTCCGCCTGATTTACTTTCATGAATTATTTCTCCTCCACTAGTGCATGTTCTAACACTTGATCCAGATGAGTAACAGGGATATAGGTTAGCCCTTCACGTACGCTCTCTGGAATATCTTCTAAATCTTTCTCATTTTCGGCTGGCATAATAACCGTCGTTAGCCCAGCGCGGTGAGCACTTAGCGATTTCTCTTTAAGGCCTCCGATTGGGAGCACTCGACCTCGTAGTGTGATTTCACCAGTCATCCCAACTTCTTTTTTGACGGGTCGATTCGTGAGTGCTGATACAAGAGCCGTTGCCATGGTAATACCAGCGGATGGACCATCTTTAGGAGTAGCTCCTTCTGGTACGTGAATGTGAATGTCATTCTTATCATGGAATTCAGGGTCTATATCAAGTTCCTCGGCTCTAGAGCGAATATAACTAAAGGCTGCTTGAGCAGATTCTTTCATAACATCTCCCAGTTTCCCCGTAAGCGTTAACTTTCCTTTACCAGGGTAAAGGGAAACTTCTATCGCTAAGGTATCTCCACCAGCGGACGTATAAGCAAGTCCTGTAGCTGTTCCAATTTGATCCTCTTTCTCAGCTTGACCATAACGGAACTTCGGCTTCCCTAGCAACTCTTCTAATTTCTTCTCCGTTACAACGACTCGCTTCTTATCTTCCGCTACCACAATCTTGGCGGCTTTACGACAGACAGCAGCGATTTCCCGCTCTAAGCCACGCACTCCTGCTTCACGTGTATACTGACGGACTAACTTTAACAGACCTTCTTCTCTAAACTGTAGTTGACTTTTCTTCAGACCGTTTTCTTTCAACTGTTTCGGCAGTAAGTGTTCCTTCGCAATATGAAGCTTCTCCACTTCTGTATACCCTGCAATTGATATGACTTCCATACGGTCTAGTAAAGGACCCGGAATGGTCTGCATGTTGTTTGCTGTCGCAATAAAGAGGACGTTTGAAAGATCATACGTCTCTTCAATAAAGTGGTCACTAAACGTACTATTTTGTTCAGGATCAAGTACCTCCAGCATAGCAGAAGATGGGTCTCCACGAAAATCGCTTGCCATTTTATCAATCTCATCCAATAAGAAAACAGGATTTACGGTTTCTGCCCGTTTCATCCCTTGAATAATTCGACCTGGCATCGCCCCTACATAGGTACGGCGGTGACCACGAATTTCCGCTTCATCTCGAACGCCACCTAATGAAGCTCGAACGAAATTACGATCCATTGAACGAGCAATGGAACGAGCCAAGGATGTTTTCCCGACCCCTGGTGGGCCTACTAAGCAAAGGATCGGCCCCTTTATACTGTTTGTCAGCTTTTGTACAGCCAGGTATTCAATAATTCGTTCTTTTACTTTCTCAAGTCCATAGTGATCGGCATCAAGAACTTCTTCCGCATGAGGAATATCCAGATTATCTTCTGTTTGTTCTGTCCAAGGAAGAGAAAGAATCCAATCAATATAATTTCTAATAACAGAGCTTTCAGCCGAGCTGCTCGGAATCTTCTCGTAACGATCAAGTTCTTTCAGCGCTACTTTCTGAACACGTTCAGGTAGGTCTGCTTCTTCGAGCTTGGCTTTTAGCTCTTCCACTTCGCCAGACTTGCCATCTTTATCGCCAAGTTCTTTCTGAATAGCTTTCATTTGCTCTCTTAAATAATATTCTTTCTGAGTCCGTTCCATGGAACGCTTGACGCGTTGTCCAATTTTCTTCTCAAGCTGCATGACCTCTTTCTCATTATTAATCAGGTCAATAATATGCTCGATTCGATCTGGTACATGGATCATTTCTAATACTTGTTGTTTATCTTTAATCTTCAAAGGAAGATGGGACGTTACAATATCCGCTAAGCGCCCGGGGATATCGATATCTTGTACAGATGAAAGCGTCTCGTCACTAACCTTCTTAGACACTTTTATGTACTGTTCGAATTGTTCAAGAAGTTTGCGCATAAGGGCTTGTTCTTCTAGACTTTCTCCGTGTGTTTCTTCCACTTCACGGACTTCCGCCATAAGCAGCTCTTCCTCTTCGTCGTCCGTTTGACTCACTAGCTCTGCACGGTATAAGCCTTCTACAAGAATTCGGATTGTACCGTTAGGAAGCTTAAGCATTTGCTTAATCTTTGCCATGGTACCCACTTGATATATATCATCCTTAGTCGGTTCATCAATCTTCGTTTCTTTTTGCGCAGCTAGGAAAATAGTATGATCTTGAACCATCGCTTTCTCTACTGCGTTCACTGATTTATCTCGACCCACATCTAAATGCATGACCATTGATGGATAAACTAAAAGTCCACGTAATGGAAGGAGGGGGATGTGAATAGTATTTTGATTCGTCATATTTCTTGCACCTCCATGAATTTCCATAATAGAAAAAGAGAAAAGAGAGCCTGTCAAATAGACAATGCTCTAATCCTCAACAAAGTTATGGTTCTTTAAAAGTATAATGAAAACCAATTTCTTTGTAAAATGTTTCATTTGGCCGATTGGTTTTAAGATGACTGTGAGGACCTCTGATCAGCGAATCGCTTCTCGTTTAAAAGCGTTTGTACATCGCCTTGTAAAGCTAACGCAAGCGCCTCTCGAATATGGGTTACAGGTACAATCTGAATCCCTTCAATTTGGTTAAACATTTCCTGACTGTTTTCAGCAGGAATCAATACTTTATTAGCACCAGCACGCTTAGCTGCTTTGATCTTAGCCATTACACCACCAACAGGTTTAATATGCCCATGTATGCTAATCTCCCCTGTCATTGCGACCTGATGTCGTACAGGTAGCTTGTGAATCGCCGAATAGATCCCAAGCGCCATCGCTACCCCTGCAGAAGGACCATCTACCGGTATACCCCCTGGGAAGTTAACGTGGATATCATACTCATGTGCAGGGACTCCAAGAGACCGAAGAACGGTAATGACATTTTCAATCGAACCTTTCGCCATACTTTTCCGGCGAATGGATTTGCTTTGAGTGCCAATGCTTTCTTCTTCCGCAATACCCGTTATATTGATTGTACCCTGCTTGGATGTCGTAGGAAGCACAGTCACTTCAATTTCTAAAAGCGATCCGGAATTCGGCCCGAAGACTGCTAGTCCATTGACAATACCAATCTGGTCTTTCGCCCCGATTTTCTTGTCGTATCGTGGAGCTAGTTGGGAAGCATCAACTACCCATTCAATATCGGCTTTTGAAATTGTAGTTCTGCCTGCTTTCTTCGCAATACCTGTAGCAATTTGAATCATGTTTACAGCTTCACGACCATTTCTAGCGTAGCCTGCTAGTGTTTCTAATGCATCAGGATCAGAGGTGAACTGGATTTTCTCAGCAGCTCTTTTGGCTACTTCCACCACCTCTTCGTGTTCAAGCTCTCTGAAGAACACTTCTAAACATCGGGAGCGAATGGCTGGAGGGATTTCCTCAGGTCGTCTCGTTGTGGCTCCAATCAGACGAAAATCAGCTGGCAACCCTTTTTTGAATATCTCATGAATATGCAGAGGGATCTGCTGATTCTCTTCACTATAGTAAGCACTCTCAAAGTAGACTTTTCGATCTTCTAGTACTTTAAGTAATTTATTCATCTGAATGGGATGTAATTCCCCAATTTCATCTATGAACAGAACTCCACCATGAGCATTAGAGACGGCCCCCTGCTTAGGCTGAGGGATACCTGCTTGCCCCATTGCTCCAGCTCCTTGATAGATCGGGTCATGCACAGACCCAATCAATGGATCCGCAATCCCACGTTCATCAAACCTAGCCGTGGTTGCATCTAACTCTACAAAGACAGCATCCTGTCGAAACGGTGAATCCTTATACTGCTTTGCTTCCTCTAGAACAAGCCGTGCCGCTGCTGTTTTCCCAACTCCTGGCGGTCCATATACAATGACATGCTGTGGATTGGCACCACAAATAGCCGCCCGCAATGCCTCAATTCCATCCTTCTGCCCGATTATATCTTTAAAAGATTGGGGACGGACTTTTTCCGAAAGAGGCTCAGATAAAGCGATCTGGCGCATTTTCCTAAGCTCTGTCATTTCTTTTTTAGACTCCCGATCAATCGTGACTTTTTGAGAGCGTTGATTTTTCAAAAGGTTCCAAAAGTAAAGGCCGATTACAATACCAAAAAAAAGTTGCACAAATAAGACGATACCCGCTAATGTCATAAAGATTCCTCCTGTACCATACATCTTTTATGTTATCAGCTAGTATCTCCTCAAATAGTCACATTAAACCCAATCAATTGAAATCCAACCTACGAAAACAATTGTAAAAAGGACTACCTTCTCACAAAAAGAATCCCGGCACATAACCGAGATTTTGAATGAAACGAGAGAGGCTCCCCTAAAAAAGGAGAAACCTCTCTCGATTACATATAATGAATGGGCATAACGATTTCACCAAATCATTGGTAAATATTACG
The nucleotide sequence above comes from Pontibacillus chungwhensis. Encoded proteins:
- the lonB gene encoding ATP-dependent protease LonB, with translation MTLAGIVLFVQLFFGIVIGLYFWNLLKNQRSQKVTIDRESKKEMTELRKMRQIALSEPLSEKVRPQSFKDIIGQKDGIEALRAAICGANPQHVIVYGPPGVGKTAAARLVLEEAKQYKDSPFRQDAVFVELDATTARFDERGIADPLIGSVHDPIYQGAGAMGQAGIPQPKQGAVSNAHGGVLFIDEIGELHPIQMNKLLKVLEDRKVYFESAYYSEENQQIPLHIHEIFKKGLPADFRLIGATTRRPEEIPPAIRSRCLEVFFRELEHEEVVEVAKRAAEKIQFTSDPDALETLAGYARNGREAVNMIQIATGIAKKAGRTTISKADIEWVVDASQLAPRYDKKIGAKDQIGIVNGLAVFGPNSGSLLEIEVTVLPTTSKQGTINITGIAEEESIGTQSKSIRRKSMAKGSIENVITVLRSLGVPAHEYDIHVNFPGGIPVDGPSAGVAMALGIYSAIHKLPVRHQVAMTGEISIHGHIKPVGGVMAKIKAAKRAGANKVLIPAENSQEMFNQIEGIQIVPVTHIREALALALQGDVQTLLNEKRFADQRSSQSS
- the hemA gene encoding glutamyl-tRNA reductase; this translates as MHILVAGLNYKTAPVEIREKVTFSEDELARAMEALNQQKSVLENVIISTCNRTEIYAVVDQLHTGRYYIKQFLSQWFNIDKEDFSPFLSIYESDGALEHLYRVTCGLDSMVLGETQILGQMKQAFLRAQEAGTTGTIFNQLFKQAVTLAKRSHNETEIGENAVSVSYAAVELAKKIFGDLMNKHVVILGAGKMGELAAKNLHGSGVKQVTVMNRTFEKAEQLAGQFRGEAKPMSELNSVLEKADILISSTGASDYVLTKHHLEAAHKKRKGLPLFLVDIAVPRDLDPAIDELDSVFLYDIDDLQGIVDANLEARKEAAEAIEVMIEGEIVEFKEWLQTLGVVPVISALRQKALTIQADTMKSIERKMPDLTEREKKVLSKHTKSIINQMLKQPILQAKEYSAQPNADQNLDMFMQIFGIEEEVQQEIQKQNEKNRQAILETDGKLSFQPASNVANS
- the lon gene encoding endopeptidase La, whose protein sequence is MTNQNTIHIPLLPLRGLLVYPSMVMHLDVGRDKSVNAVEKAMVQDHTIFLAAQKETKIDEPTKDDIYQVGTMAKIKQMLKLPNGTIRILVEGLYRAELVSQTDDEEEELLMAEVREVEETHGESLEEQALMRKLLEQFEQYIKVSKKVSDETLSSVQDIDIPGRLADIVTSHLPLKIKDKQQVLEMIHVPDRIEHIIDLINNEKEVMQLEKKIGQRVKRSMERTQKEYYLREQMKAIQKELGDKDGKSGEVEELKAKLEEADLPERVQKVALKELDRYEKIPSSSAESSVIRNYIDWILSLPWTEQTEDNLDIPHAEEVLDADHYGLEKVKERIIEYLAVQKLTNSIKGPILCLVGPPGVGKTSLARSIARSMDRNFVRASLGGVRDEAEIRGHRRTYVGAMPGRIIQGMKRAETVNPVFLLDEIDKMASDFRGDPSSAMLEVLDPEQNSTFSDHFIEETYDLSNVLFIATANNMQTIPGPLLDRMEVISIAGYTEVEKLHIAKEHLLPKQLKENGLKKSQLQFREEGLLKLVRQYTREAGVRGLEREIAAVCRKAAKIVVAEDKKRVVVTEKKLEELLGKPKFRYGQAEKEDQIGTATGLAYTSAGGDTLAIEVSLYPGKGKLTLTGKLGDVMKESAQAAFSYIRSRAEELDIDPEFHDKNDIHIHVPEGATPKDGPSAGITMATALVSALTNRPVKKEVGMTGEITLRGRVLPIGGLKEKSLSAHRAGLTTVIMPAENEKDLEDIPESVREGLTYIPVTHLDQVLEHALVEEK
- a CDS encoding LiaI-LiaF-like domain-containing protein, which translates into the protein MKRQNTFSGLLLIGIGFYFLLKEFQVPFLTQFYSWPTILIIIGTALLLHSYIASEYETLFSGGVLFGLGIHFHGLRTYSFWIDHWGVFPLIIGLSFLIRFQKTRKGIIPAIILITLSLFVLFVADKPGWFYWINVIVHFIETFWPLLLVGFGLYLLWFKKK
- the yihA gene encoding ribosome biogenesis GTP-binding protein YihA/YsxC yields the protein MKVNQAELVISAVSQKQYPEEPMPEIALAGRSNVGKSSFINKMIQRKALARTSGKPGKTQTLNFYKINESFMFVDVPGYGYAKVSKKEKAKWGKMMEEYFSTRERLRMAMLIVDIRHDPSEDDQLMYDFLKHYELPVTVVATKLDKIKKGQRAKQLKRIIEVLEMEEEDILLPFSSETGEGKDEAWGIIKPYLKK